One genomic segment of Brassica napus cultivar Da-Ae chromosome A3, Da-Ae, whole genome shotgun sequence includes these proteins:
- the LOC106428100 gene encoding uncharacterized protein LOC106428100 — MAAMSEKEAMVDPFLVEALQNPRHRLTILRMELDIQKFFQSPEQQQYEFPPYPTSYLRLAAHRVAHHYGLFTTALDGAALDGSGNRILVTKTGESRYPFVCLSEIPVKQPEVNGRRPQGFKLAIKARPNGGSGGAGGGSGVERNLLRSVEERKEEYEKARARIFNSPNSSDSEDSSTRAPPPPPVQTKHNNSRLPARNEAENLVDVERNSVGRTSRVAIIRDREKDRYDPDYDRNRYVRVTPPVVQNFNPMPPIHLPFHDGVFPQMPRTQANLSYGHPLNPAMSSSNAPAYTEWPSVTMSYAQTLHASDPNHFRHQNP; from the exons ATGGCAGCTATGAGCGAGAAGGAAGCTATGGTTGATCCTTTTCTGGTCGAAGCTCTTCAGAACCCTCGTCATCGTCTCACAA TTCTGCGTATGGAGTTGGACATACAAAAGTTCTTTCAAAGCCCAGAGCAGCAGCAATACGAGTTCCCTCCTTACCCAACCTCTTACCTCCGCCTCGCTGCTCACCGCGTCGCTCACCACTACGGCCTCTTCACCACTGCTTTGGACGGTGCTGCTTTAGACGGGTCCGGGAACAGGATACTCGTCACCAAGACCGGTGAGAGCAGATACCCTTTTGTTTGTCTGTCTGAGATTCCCGTGAAGCAGCCTGAGGTCAACGGGAGGAGGCCTCAGGGCTTTAAGCTCGCCATCAAGGCGAGGCCTAACGGAGGAAGCGGTGGGGCGGGTGGTGGGTCGGGTGTGGAGAGGAATCTGTTGAGGAGCGTTGAGGAGAGGAAAGAGGAGTATGAGAAGGCCAGGGCTCGGATCTTTAATAGTCCTAATAGTTCAGACTCTGAAGACTCTTCAACTcgagctcctcctcctcctcctgttcAGACAAAACATAACAACAGTAGACTCCCAGCTAGAAACGAGGCTGAGAATCTTGTTGATGTGGAGAGGAATAGTGTTGGAAGGACTTCACGGGTCGCCATTATtagagatagagagaaagatCGTTATGATCCTGATTATGATCGGAACAG GTACGTGAGGGTTACTCCACCTGTTGTACAAAACTTCAACCCCATGCCGCCGATTCATCTTCCTTTCCATGACGGAGTCTTCCCACAGATGCCAAGAACTCAAGCCAACCTAAGCTATGGACATCCCTTGAACCCTGCTATGAGTTCTAGTAACGCACCTGCTTATACAGAGTGGCCTAGTGTCACAATGAGTTATGCACAGACATTGCATGCTTCAGACCCAAATCATTTCAG GCACCAGAATCCCTGA
- the LOC106442980 gene encoding probable protein S-acyltransferase 3 isoform X1: MQREIMSKKKSSQVHCLPSGDLMTASTSKRIPEIRLYKAWKGNNRFFCGGRLIFGPDVSSLFLTSFLIGAPALTFCIRMLFWIRRGDPSFNYTVLTSGFILTLLDFMFLLLTSARDPGIIPRNKTSMNLEDGSESSLTQSMEWVNNKTPHLKVPKTKDVFVNGYTIKVKFCDTCLLYRPPRASHCSICNNCVQRFDHHCPWVGQCIARRNYPFFICFISTSTLLCLYVFVFSWINLIRQPGKLWRTMSHDIVSVILIVYTFVAVWFVGGLTIFHFYLMSTNQTTYENFRYRYDKKENPYKRGLLKNVKEVFFAKIPPSQLDLRAMVPEEDDMTIASEYQSEYSSSVRYDSEMGGKLTNRDSPKKLPMRARNLDNIDLSDDYDKSLATRDDVSLDLSSHLN; this comes from the exons ATGCAGAGGGAGATAATGAGCAAGAAGAAGAGTAGTCAGGTTCATTGTCTTCCCTCTGGTGATCTCATGACGGCTTCTACTTCAAAACGCATTCCTGAGATCAGATTGTACAAAGCCTGGAAGGGTAACAAC CGATTTTTCTGTGGTGGGAGGCTAATCTTTGGTCCTGATGTATCATCTCTCTTTCTAACCTCCTTCTTGATTGGAGCTCCTGCCCTTACATTCTGCATAAGGATGCTCTTCTGGATCCGAAGAGGCGACCCTTCCTTCAACTACACCGTTCTGACTTCAGGATTTATCCTCACCCTCTTG GACTTTATGTTTCTATTGTTGACATCAGCTAGGGATCCAGGAATCATCCCCAGGAACAAAACATCAATGAATCTTGAAGATGGCTCAGAGAGTTCATTGACACAATCTATGGAATGGGTCAACAACAAAACTCCTCATCTCAAGGTTCCTAAAACGAAAGACGTTTTCGTTAACGGCTACACTATCAAAGTCAAGTTCTGTGATACTTGCTTGCTATACCGTCCACCACGCGCATCTCACTGCTCCATATGTAATAACTGTGTCCAACGCTTTGATCATCATTGTCCATGGGTCGGACAATGCATTGCCCGT AGAAACTACCCTTTCTTCATATGCTTCATCTCAACTTCAACATTGTTATGCCTATATGTCTTTGTGTTCTCTTGGATCAATCTAATCAGACAGCCTGGGAAACTATGGAGGACAATGTCTCATGATATAGTCTCTGTCATTCTTATAGTCTATACATTCGTTGCTGTCTGGTTCGTTGGTGGCCTAACCATTTTCCACTTCTATCTAATGTCAACAAATCAG ACAACTTATGAGAATTTCCGGTACCGTTATGACAAGAAAGAAAATCCTTACAAGAGAGGGTTACTAAAGAACGTTAAAGAAGTGTTCTTCGCCAAGATACCGCCTTCTCAACTAGATCTCAGAGCAATGGtaccagaagaagatgacatGACAATAGCATCTGAGTATCAATCAGAGTATAGTTCATCAGTCAGATATGATTCAGAAATGGGAGGCAAGCTCACTAATCGGGATAGTCCAAAGAAGCTTCCTATGCGTGCAAGAAACTTAGATAATATTGACCTTAGTGATGACTATGACAAATCTCTGGCTACTAGAGATGATGTTTCTCTTGATCTTTCTTCTCATCTCAACTAG
- the LOC125591185 gene encoding protein POLLENLESS 3-LIKE 2-like, which yields MSSSLSREQSVKPKAKPDLSNGGYGDENVKTNVNVNVVLNNPLRVDAKPFFSSKLINNKEKLKRTRSSSQTMGMLSFGGCDEGETNTKEKKAIESGLPDSKEFEEVVIMAVFGDRDESVGQEEAQGFSGHHIVLHKPKSLSQSQIRSSGNNGCYKREVDKES from the exons ATGTCTTCAAG CCTCAGTAGAGAACAGAGCGTGAAGCCTAAGGCAAAGCCGGATTTGAGCAATGGTGGGTACGGTGACGAGAACGTGAAAACCAATGTGAATGTGAATGTAGTACTAAACAACCCATTAAGGGTTGATGCAAAACCGTTCTTCTCTTCGAAGTTGATCAACAATAAAGAGAAGCTGAAGAGGACAAGATCGTCGAGTCAAACCATGGGAATGTTGAGTTTTGGTGGTTGTGATGAGGGAGAGACAAACACGAAAGAGAAGAAAGCGATAGAATCTGGATTACCAGACAGCAAGGAGTTCGAAGAAGTGGTGATCATGGCTGTTTTTGGGGACAGAGACGAAAGTGTTGGACAAGAAGAGGCTCAAGGTTTTTCAGGACATCACATTGTCCTCCATAAACCCAAGAGCCTGAGTCAATCTCAAATAAGATCCTCTGGTAACAATGGCTGTTATAAACGCGAAGTCGATAAAGAATCTTGA
- the LOC106428090 gene encoding cysteine proteinase inhibitor 7-like, with translation MDTRLSPVLICVSLVLLSGLGQLVICSQEKGSYNDVVRMKLGVYRDSTNNRNGGGVIDDIALFAVQEHNKRENGVVELARVLKATEQVVAGKLYSLTLEVIEAGEKKIYEAKVWVKPWMNFRQLQEFKNVVVPSFTVSDLGLKSDGNGFEWRLVSTNDPEVQEAAKHAVKSIQQRSNSLFPYKLIDIILARAKVVEDRVKFELLLKLEKGNKAEKLMVEVMKYQNGKFH, from the exons ATGGATACGAGATTATCACCGGTGTTGATTTGCGTATCGTTGGTTCTCCTTTCTGGACTCGGCCAGCTTGTGATCTGTAGTCAAGAAAAAGGATCGTACAACGACGTCGTGAGGATGAAGCTGGGTGTATATAGAGATTCCACGAATAATCGGAACGGTGGAGGAGTGATCGATGATATAGCACTCTTTGCTGTTCAGGAACACAACAAGCGAGAG AATGGTGTTGTTGAGCTTGCTAGAGTATTAAAGGCAACGGAACAGGTTGTTGCTGGGAAGCTATACAGTCTTACTCTTGAAGTTATAGAAGCTGGTGAGAAGAAGATTTATGAAGCTAAAGTTTGGGTGAAGCCGTGGATGAACTTCAGGCAGCTTCAGGAGTTTAAGAATGTTGTTGTCCCCTCCTTCACGGTTTCCGACCTTGGCTTGAAATCAG ATGGGAATGGATTTGAGTGGAGATTGGTATCAACAAATGACCCTGAAGTCCAAGAGGCAGCAAAACACGCTGTGAAGTCGATTCAACAGAGATCAAACTCGCTGTTTCCTTATAAACTCATAGACATAATCCTAGCCAGAGCAAag GTGGTTGAAGACCGTGTCAAATTCGAACTGCTTTTGAAGCTAGAGAAGGGAAACAAAGCGGAGAAGCTCATGGTTGAAGTGATGAAGTACCAAAACGGCAAGTTTCACTAG
- the LOC106442980 gene encoding probable protein S-acyltransferase 3 isoform X2 — translation MLFWIRRGDPSFNYTVLTSGFILTLLDFMFLLLTSARDPGIIPRNKTSMNLEDGSESSLTQSMEWVNNKTPHLKVPKTKDVFVNGYTIKVKFCDTCLLYRPPRASHCSICNNCVQRFDHHCPWVGQCIARRNYPFFICFISTSTLLCLYVFVFSWINLIRQPGKLWRTMSHDIVSVILIVYTFVAVWFVGGLTIFHFYLMSTNQTTYENFRYRYDKKENPYKRGLLKNVKEVFFAKIPPSQLDLRAMVPEEDDMTIASEYQSEYSSSVRYDSEMGGKLTNRDSPKKLPMRARNLDNIDLSDDYDKSLATRDDVSLDLSSHLN, via the exons ATGCTCTTCTGGATCCGAAGAGGCGACCCTTCCTTCAACTACACCGTTCTGACTTCAGGATTTATCCTCACCCTCTTG GACTTTATGTTTCTATTGTTGACATCAGCTAGGGATCCAGGAATCATCCCCAGGAACAAAACATCAATGAATCTTGAAGATGGCTCAGAGAGTTCATTGACACAATCTATGGAATGGGTCAACAACAAAACTCCTCATCTCAAGGTTCCTAAAACGAAAGACGTTTTCGTTAACGGCTACACTATCAAAGTCAAGTTCTGTGATACTTGCTTGCTATACCGTCCACCACGCGCATCTCACTGCTCCATATGTAATAACTGTGTCCAACGCTTTGATCATCATTGTCCATGGGTCGGACAATGCATTGCCCGT AGAAACTACCCTTTCTTCATATGCTTCATCTCAACTTCAACATTGTTATGCCTATATGTCTTTGTGTTCTCTTGGATCAATCTAATCAGACAGCCTGGGAAACTATGGAGGACAATGTCTCATGATATAGTCTCTGTCATTCTTATAGTCTATACATTCGTTGCTGTCTGGTTCGTTGGTGGCCTAACCATTTTCCACTTCTATCTAATGTCAACAAATCAG ACAACTTATGAGAATTTCCGGTACCGTTATGACAAGAAAGAAAATCCTTACAAGAGAGGGTTACTAAAGAACGTTAAAGAAGTGTTCTTCGCCAAGATACCGCCTTCTCAACTAGATCTCAGAGCAATGGtaccagaagaagatgacatGACAATAGCATCTGAGTATCAATCAGAGTATAGTTCATCAGTCAGATATGATTCAGAAATGGGAGGCAAGCTCACTAATCGGGATAGTCCAAAGAAGCTTCCTATGCGTGCAAGAAACTTAGATAATATTGACCTTAGTGATGACTATGACAAATCTCTGGCTACTAGAGATGATGTTTCTCTTGATCTTTCTTCTCATCTCAACTAG
- the LOC106428124 gene encoding coatomer subunit delta-like has translation MVVTNASIVTKSGKVLVSRQYVDMSRIVIEGLLAAFPKLVGLEKQHTYFETENVRYVYQPIEALFLLLVTTKQSNILQDLDTLRLLSKLVPEYCMSLDEEGIGRANFDLIHAFDEVISLGHKEDVTVAQVKQYCEMESHEEKLHKLVMQSKIDDTKDVMKRKANEIDKSKIEKTRGDKGGFSSRGSMGSGRLDSSFNDLNISQGGGGGYGSGTGFGMVSDFDPLTTKAKDRSRSSVTAPPKSSGMKLGKSGKNQLMESLKAEGEDIIEDVKPTGQTRAAVALPTDPFTLTVEEKLSVALRRDGGISSFDVQGTLSLQILNQEDGFVQVQIETGGNPEIRFNTHPNINRELFNSESILGLKRPDQPFPTGQGGGGVGLLRWRMQRADESMVPLTINCWPSVSGNETYVSIEYEASSTFDLTNVIISVPLPALRDAPIVKQCDGDWRYDSRNSVLEWSILLIDNSNRSGSMEFVVPPFDSSVFFPISVQFAATSTYSGLKVTGMIPLRGGSGGVTPKFVQRTQLIAQDYQVV, from the exons atg GTCGTGACTAATGCCTCCATTGTGACCAAATCTGGAAAAG tgCTTGTTTCTAGACAATATGTGGACATGTCCCGTATTGTGATTGAAGGCCTGCTTGCAGCTTTTCCTAAACTGGTTGGCTTGGAGAAGCAGCATACTTATTTTGAGACAGAGAATGTGCGATATGTGTATCAGCCTATTGAAGCTCTCTTCCTGCTTCTTGTTACTACTAAGCAGAGTAACATTCTTCAAGATCTCGACACCCTCAGGCTGCTCTCCAAACTT GTACCTGAGTATTGCATGTCTTTAGATGAAGAAGGGATTGGCAGGGCTAACTTTGACCTGATACATGCTTTCGATGAAGTCATATCACTTGGGCACAAGGAAGATGTGACGGTTGCCCAGGTGAAGCAGTACTGTGAAATGGAAAGTCACGAGGAGAAGTTGCATAAACTGGTAATGCAGAGCAAGATCGATGACACTAAAGACGTGATGAAGCGTAAGGCTAACGAGATTGACAAAAGCAAG ATTGAAAAGACTAGAGGTGACAAGGGAGGGTTTTCGTCTAGGGGTTCAATGGGATCTGGAAGACTTGACAGTAGTTTCAATGACTTGAACATATCTCAAGGTGGTGGCGGTGGTTATGGTAGTGGTACTGGATTTGGCATGGTTTCAGATTTTGATCCGCTCACTACCAAGGCGAAAG ATAGATCACGGTCTTCCGTCACTGCTCCTCCTAAGAGTTCTGGCATGAAACTTGGCAAGTCGGGAAAGAACCAGTTAATGGAGTCCCTTAAAGCCGAAGGTGAAGACATCATTGAAGATGTTAAGCCTACTGGGCAAACTAGAGCAGCTGTCGCACTTCCTACTGATCCTTTCACATTAACTGTCGAGGAGAAGCTCAGTGTCGCATTGAGACGCGATGGTGGAATCAGTAGCTTTGATGTGCAGGGAACCCTCTCGCTTCAAATTCTTAACCAAGAAGATGGGTTTGTCCAAGTTCAG ATTGAAACTGGTGGAAACCCTGAAATTCGTTTCAATACTCATCCCAACATCAACAGAGAACTCTTTAATAGCGAGAGTATTCTTGGGCTGAAGAGACCTGATCAGCCATTTCCCACTGGTCAAGGTGGAGGTGGTGTTGGTCTTCTGAGGTGGAGAATGCAAAGAGCAGACGAGTCGATGGTGCCACTAACAA TCAACTGCTGGCCTTCAGTCTCTGGAAACGAGACATATGTGAGCATCGAATACGAAGCCTCATCCACGTTTGATCTAACTAATGTTATCATCTCCGTACCTCTTCCTGCTCTGAGAGATGCACCAATCGTTAAACAATGTGATGGAGACTGGAG GTACGACTCAAGAAACTCTGTTCTGGAATGGTCTATACTTCTTATCGACAACTCCAACCGCAG TGGGTCGATGGAGTTTGTTGTGCCACCATTTGATTCATCGGTGTTCTTCCCCATATCTGTTCAGTTTGCAGCCACCAGTACATACAGTGGCTTAAAG GTGACGGGGATGATTCCTCTGAGAGGCGGTAGTGGTGGTGTGACTCCAAAGTTTGTGCAGAGGACGCAGCTGATTGCACAGGATTACCAAGTCGTATGA
- the LOC106442979 gene encoding transcription factor MYBC1 — MRDEEEELPSPEELIPLSQSLITPHLAIAFDLRSTYHRKNGSSGHPLPQTTPIQANSSAGDEPARTLKRPRLVWTPQLHKRFVDAVAHIGIKNAVPKTIMQLMSVEGLTRENVASHLQKYRLYLKRMQSGGGNVGESDRLFASSPVPAHFLHPTGRQSSDHFIPSFVPMAATLTHQQFLHRQTPAVNFTSQANNNGKVMEQSLFLARQSQHQPVLIRPSSLHLQSRVANYAEDLESGAKTVLTLFPTRQD; from the coding sequence atgagagatgaagaagaagagcttcCGTCGCCGGAGGAGCTCATACCGTTATCTCAGTCTCTCATCACTCCCCATCTCGCCATCGCCTTCGACCTCCGAAGCACTTACCACCGCAAAAACGGCAGTTCCGGCCACCCTCTGCCTCAAACCACGCCGATACAAGCCAACTCCTCCGCCGGAGATGAACCAGCCCGGACACTGAAACGGCCGCGTTTAGTATGGACGCCGCAGCTGCACAAGCGTTTCGTAGACGCCGTGGCGCATATCGGGATCAAGAACGCTGTTCCCAAAACCATCATGCAGCTTATGAGCGTCGAGGGGCTAACCAGAGAGAACGTCGCTAGTCATCTCCAAAAGTACCGACTTTACCTCAAGAGGATGCAGTCCGGCGGAGGAAACGTCGGTGAGTCTGATCGCCTCTTCGCGAGCTCACCTGTTCCTGCACATTTCCTCCACCCGACAGGGAGACAAAGCTCCGACCATTTCATACCGTCTTTTGTCCCAATGGCGGCTACTCTTACGCATCAGCAGTTCCTCCACCGGCAAACACCCGCCGTGAATTTCACCTCTCAGGCGAACAACAACGGGAAAGTGATGGAACAATCGTTGTTCTTGGCTAGGCAGAGTCAGCATCAACCTGTTCTCATCAGACCATCTTCATTGCATCTACAAAGTCGAGTGGCTAATTACGCAGAGGATTTGGAATCAGGAGCCAAGACGGTCTTGACACTGTTTCCAACTCGACAAGattga
- the LOC106441331 gene encoding translocase of chloroplast 34, chloroplastic: MAALLMSREWIGIQQFPSATQSKLLEILEKFKEEDVSSLTVLVMGKGGVGKSSTVNSVIGERAAAVSTFQSEGLRPTLVSRSRSGFTVNIIDTPGLIEGGYVNDQAVNLIKRFLLNKTIDVLLYVDRLDVYRVDDLDRQVVMAITDAFGKEIWKKSALVLSHAQFSPPDGLNYDLFVSRRSDALLKLIRGAAQLKKQDMQGSLIPVILVENSGRCHKNESDEKILPDGTSWIPNLFKTITEISFNGNKSIHVDKKLVEGPNPNERGKRLIPLIFAFQYLLVMKPLVRFIKSDVSRESKPAWEMRDSGSASRRS, encoded by the exons ATGGCAGCTTTGCTAATGTCTCGTGAATGGATCGGTATTCAGCAGTTCCCATCTGCTACTCAATCTAAGCTGCTTGAGATCCTTGAGAAGTTCAAAGAAGAG GATGTGAGCTCGCTAACAGTACTTGTAATGGGGAAAGGCGGTGTTGGGAAGTCTTCAACTGTTAATTCAGTTATAGGCGAGAGAGCTGCTGCAGTCAGTACTTTCCAG tCTGAAGGACTGAGACCGACCTTGGTCTCTCGCTCACGGTCAGGTTTTACAGTAAACATCATCGACACTCCTGGTCTTATTGAGGGAGGATACGTTAATGATCAAGCCGTCAACCTTATCAAACG ATTTCTCCTGAACAAGACTATAGATGTGTTACTATACGTGGACCGTTTGGATGTATACCGGGTTGATGACTTGGATAGGCAGGTGGTGATGGCTataacagatgcatttggtaaAGAGATATGGAAGAAGTCTGCTCTTGTCCTCAGTCATGCTCAGTTCTCTCCACCTGATGGATTAAACTATGATCTCTTTGTCTCCAGAAGATCTGATGCTCTTCTGAAACTGATCCGTGGTGCCGCTCAGCTGAAGAAACAGGATATGCAGGGTTCGTTGATTCCTGTCATACTTGTTGAGAACAGTGGAAGGTGTCATAAGAATGAAAGCGACGAAAAG ATTCTTCCAGATGGAACTAGTTGGATCCCAAATCTGTTCAAGACAATCACAGAGATCTCCTTTAATGGCAACAAGTCGATTCACGTTGACAAGAAACTTGTGGAAGGGCCAAACCCAAACGAAAGAGGAAAACGACTGATTCCATTAATCTTTGCATTCCAA TACCTGTTAGTGATGAAGCCACTGGTTAGATTTATCAAGTCTGATGTATCTAGAGAGAGTAAACCGGCGTGGGAGATGCGAGACTCCGGTTCAGCAAGCCGAAGGTCTTAA
- the LOC106386293 gene encoding L-type lectin-domain containing receptor kinase IV.2-like, with amino-acid sequence MESSSSSLHPIASLPHSQSSQYIGLFNNSNNGNETNHVFTVEFDTIQSNEFGDPNDNHDGIDINGLRSFEYSAAEYWNERDARIFARATVMTSVLINNLPETVS; translated from the exons ATGGAATCGTCTTCGTCGTCTCTCCATCCCATAGCCTCACTTCCGCACTCCCAATCAAGTCAATACATCGGTCTCTTCAACAACTCAAACAACGGTAACGAAACGAACCACGTCTTCACTGTCGAGTTCGACACGATCCAAAGCAACGAGTTCGGAGATCCGAACGATAACCACGACGGAATCGATATAAACGGTTTAAGATCGTTTGAGTACTCAGCCGCTGAGTACTGGAACGAGAGAGAtgcaag aatatttGCTCGAGCAACGGTGATGACTTCAGTGCTGATTAATAATCTGCCTGAAACTGTAAGTTGA
- the LOC106428108 gene encoding ubiquitin-conjugating enzyme E2 22: protein MGSNENLPPNVIRQLAKELKSLDESPPEGIKVVVNDEDFSQICADIEGPVGTPYENGLFRMKLALSHDFPHSPPKGYFMTKIFHPNIASNGEICVNTLKKDWNPSLGLRHVLSVVRCLLIEPFPESALNEQAGKMLLENYEEYARHARLYTGIHAKPKPKFKTGAISESTTALNVGQTNNNETPGAASAIPSSVADINRVTTTTSGQDQQEVANNSLAAAGSASVVTTTQKREAGLAKVQADKKKVDARKKSLRRL, encoded by the exons ATG GGAAGTAATGAGAATCTACCACCCAATGTTATCAGGCAGCTCGCCAAGGAACTCAAGAGCCTTGACGAATCTCCTCCGGAAGGCATCAAGGTTGTTGTCAATGACGAGGATTTCTCACAGATATGTGCTGACATTGAAGGACCAG TTGGGACTCCTTATGAGAATGGGCTTTTCCGTATGAAGTTGGCACTGTCTCATGATTTTCCACATTCCCCGCCTAAAG GCTACTTCATGACAAAGATATTCCATCCCAATATTGCTTCTAATGGAGAGATCTGCGTTAACACGCTTAAGAAAGATTGGAATCCTAGTCTTGGATTAAGACATGTCCTCTCT GTAGTGAGGTGCTTACTGATCGAGCCGTTTCCAGAATCTGCACTAAACGAACAGGCTGGAAAGATGCTACTTGAGAACTATGAAGAGTATGCTAGGCATGCTCG GCTTTACACGGGTATCCATGCTAAACCAAAACCTAAGTTCAAGACGGGAGCTATCTCAGAGTCGACGACGGCTCTAAACGTTGGCCAGACTAACAACAACGAGACGCCTGGTGCTGCTTCTGCAATACCCTCCTCAGTGGCAGACATCAACAGAGTAACAACAACAACGAGTGGCCAAGACCAACAAGAAGTGGCTAACAATTCTTTAGCAGCAGCAGGTTCTGCGAGTGTGGTCACTACGACCCAGAAAAGGGAAGCCGGTTTGGCCAAGGTGCAGGCAGACAAGAAGAAGGTAGACGCTAGAAAGAAGAGCTTGAGGAGACTGTGA
- the LOC106428076 gene encoding uncharacterized protein LOC106428076 — MDIVLKFVAFIIASSLFQSGETLKVHKSFKVNGKMIYNCVDIYKQPALNHPLLQNHKIQMEPSFSVPKSNRFENKMRKNIIGCPNGTVPILKNIKDHAANTQYFAEKYFNPLTVESHGTHFAGIRLQKDGPYYGIAAWISVHDLNISRDQASYANMYVGNRVNNKENFIQVGWMINPSVLGDGRPWSYGFWRGVNGAGCYNTVCPGFIQVSKDDPLSEPLPNAPEGKRNIALTIQQDTDTGHWWVTDIEEGNKPDIHIGYWPKELFDLMGGGANILGIGGAVQSSPSGVSPPMGNGHLPTKKDMDSARVSEFLYRYENSDFKNYYQYSKLDKLLDSEKCYGLKKGDDYFFTFGGPGGNSCGI; from the exons ATGGATATTGTTCTCAAATTCGTTGCATTCATAATTGCATCCTCTTTATTTCAGTCCGGAGAAACTTTAAAAGTTCATAAATCCTTTAAG GTAAATGGAAAGATGATATACAATTGTGTGGATATTTACAAGCAGCCTGCGTTAAACCATCCTTTActccaaaatcacaaaattcaG ATGGAACCATCTTTTTCAGTCCCTAAATCAAAtcgatttgaaaataaaatgcgTAAAAATATAATCGGTTGTCCAAACGGAACAGTTCCTATATTGAAAAACATAAAAGACCATGCTGCAAATACTCAATATTTTGCAGAAAAGTATTTCAATCCACTCACAGTTGAAAGTCATGGAACACAT TTTGCAGGAATTAGATTGCAAAAGGATGGTCCTTACTATGGTATAGCAGCTTGGATAAGTGTACATGACTTAAACATTAGTAGAGACCAAGCTTCATATGCCAACATGTATGTTGGCAATCGAGTAaacaacaaagaaaattttattcaagttggttggatg ATAAATCCAAGTGTACTTGGAGATGGGCGACCGTGGAGTTATGGATTTTGGAGG GGTGTCAACGGAGCAGGTTGTTATAATACAGTGTGCCCTGGTTTTATTCAAGTGTCAAAAGATGATCCTTTAAGTGAACCATTACCTAATGCTCCAGAAGGAAAAAGAAACATTGCTCTAACTATTCAGCAG GATACGGACACAGGTCACTGGTGGGTAACAGATATAGAAGAAGGCAATAAACCAGATATACATATTGGTTATTGGCCTAAAGAACTATTTGATCTAATGGGTGGTGGTGCGAACATACTTGGAATTGGAGGAGCAGTCCAGTCTTCACCTTCCGGTGTAAGTCCACCAATGGGTAATGGTCATTTACCAACAAAAAAGGACATGGATTCAGCACGCGTTTCAGAGTTCCTCTACAGATACGAAAACTCAGACTTCAAGAATTATTACCAATATTCTAAGTTGGATAAGCTATTAGACAGTGAAAAATGCTATGGCTTAA